Proteins found in one Gemmatimonadetes bacterium SCN 70-22 genomic segment:
- a CDS encoding recombinase RecQ, giving the protein MSDAPPRSLPDLDAALRALGYDAFRPGQREAIETILTERRLLLVAPTGGGKSLTFQLPATILPGTTLVISPLVSLMHDQVAALTSRGVAATFLAATLDADEIRRRMASLANREFRIAYVAPERLAFPGFRALARDLDCPLVAIDEAHCISEWGHDFRPDYLQLGELVADLAGARILACTATATPVVRDEILERLGLGADTPQLVRGFARPNLGLRVREVRSAAEAARVVDAALAEAIGTPGAGRGAVIVYAPTRKRTEDEHARLARAGWRSAAYHAGLAGEVRARAQQRFRDGALDVIVATNAFGMGIDRADVRAVLHLAPPGSLEAYYQEVGRAGRDGDDAFGVLCIAPGDLPLRRRLLEMPNDSGVVDAARVQHRWSLFLELMRWAEGGSCRHDAILRYFGDEAETLAGCGKCDNCTALEAPGAADAEETAIAVRKALSAVARMHRRFGLQAAVKLLAGLPDPRLERSGLHETRTFGALRGRSESWITALLRRCVTAGWVDFTGGDRPMLALTHAGKAVLFGQGPVRLLLPSDGPARARSKGPSGTREARADSDATSLSAADATLFQALRERRLALARAERVPPYVVASDRTLHEIAALRPRSLSALEGIYGIGATKAARYGDAFIDVVRAAER; this is encoded by the coding sequence ATGTCCGACGCCCCGCCTCGCTCGCTCCCCGACCTCGACGCCGCCCTTCGGGCACTGGGGTATGACGCGTTCCGGCCCGGGCAGCGTGAGGCGATCGAGACGATCCTCACCGAGCGGCGCCTCCTCCTCGTCGCCCCGACAGGGGGCGGGAAGTCGCTGACCTTCCAGCTTCCGGCGACGATCCTCCCGGGCACGACGCTCGTGATCTCGCCGCTCGTCTCGCTGATGCACGACCAGGTGGCGGCGCTCACGTCGCGCGGAGTCGCGGCGACCTTCCTGGCCGCCACCCTCGATGCCGACGAGATCCGCCGCCGCATGGCGTCGCTGGCGAACCGGGAGTTCCGGATCGCCTACGTGGCGCCGGAGCGGCTTGCCTTTCCGGGCTTCCGCGCGCTGGCGCGCGACCTGGACTGCCCGCTGGTCGCCATCGACGAGGCGCACTGCATCTCGGAATGGGGACACGACTTCCGCCCCGACTACTTGCAGCTGGGGGAGCTGGTGGCCGACCTGGCCGGGGCGCGCATCCTGGCGTGCACGGCCACCGCGACGCCAGTGGTGCGCGACGAGATCCTCGAACGCCTGGGGCTCGGGGCCGACACGCCGCAGCTGGTGCGCGGGTTCGCACGCCCCAACCTCGGATTGCGCGTGCGCGAGGTGCGCTCGGCGGCCGAGGCCGCGCGCGTGGTCGACGCCGCGCTGGCGGAGGCGATCGGGACGCCGGGCGCGGGGCGCGGGGCGGTCATCGTCTACGCGCCCACGCGCAAGCGGACGGAGGACGAGCATGCGCGCCTGGCCCGCGCGGGGTGGCGCTCGGCGGCGTACCATGCCGGGCTCGCCGGCGAGGTGCGCGCGCGCGCCCAGCAACGGTTCCGCGACGGCGCCCTCGATGTCATCGTCGCCACCAACGCCTTCGGGATGGGGATCGACCGTGCCGACGTGCGGGCGGTGCTGCACCTCGCCCCGCCAGGGTCGCTCGAGGCGTACTACCAGGAGGTCGGGCGCGCCGGACGCGACGGCGATGACGCGTTCGGCGTCCTGTGCATCGCGCCGGGCGACCTCCCGCTCCGCCGGCGGCTGCTCGAGATGCCTAACGACTCGGGCGTGGTGGACGCGGCCCGCGTGCAGCACCGCTGGTCACTCTTCCTCGAACTCATGCGCTGGGCCGAAGGGGGGAGCTGCCGCCACGACGCGATCCTGCGCTACTTCGGCGACGAGGCGGAGACGCTGGCCGGGTGCGGGAAGTGCGACAACTGCACGGCGCTCGAGGCGCCAGGTGCCGCCGACGCCGAGGAGACCGCCATCGCAGTGCGCAAGGCGCTGAGCGCGGTGGCCCGGATGCACCGCCGCTTTGGCCTCCAGGCGGCCGTGAAGCTCCTGGCCGGTCTCCCGGACCCGCGGCTGGAGCGGTCGGGGCTGCACGAGACGCGCACCTTCGGCGCGCTGCGCGGACGCAGCGAGTCCTGGATCACGGCGCTGCTGCGCCGTTGCGTGACCGCCGGGTGGGTCGACTTTACCGGGGGCGATCGCCCGATGCTGGCGCTGACGCACGCGGGGAAGGCGGTCCTGTTCGGACAGGGGCCCGTGCGCCTCCTTCTCCCGAGCGATGGCCCGGCGCGCGCCCGATCGAAGGGCCCCTCCGGGACCAGGGAGGCACGCGCCGATTCGGACGCCACCTCGCTCTCCGCCGCCGATGCCACGCTCTTCCAGGCGCTGCGCGAGCGCCGGCTGGCGCTGGCACGCGCGGAGCGCGTCCCGCCGTACGTGGTGGCGAGCGACCGGACGTTGCACGAGATCGCCGCCCTGCGCCCGCGCTCGCTCTCGGCGCTCGAGGGGATCTACGGGATCGGCGCCACCAAGGCGGCGCGCTACGGCGACGCGTTCATCGACGTGGTGCGCGCGGCCGAGCGCTGA